From one Halothece sp. PCC 7418 genomic stretch:
- the csx7 gene encoding CRISPR-associated RAMP protein Csx7 yields the protein MFDTFKNRLEITGTLNTVTALRISEGRSTEPIGSDLPVMKDALKRPFIPGSSFKGALRSRLESFLRGILGDDRALVANPADANEWSITASEMRDLKEEYQNNDRALTDQILEQTDLISHLFGSPWLASKFQVRDLTVMPDYWFGQYEERDGVCIDRDTETASDGKLYDFQVVPAGTPFFLKAIVENAEQWELGLLMLGLHQFETEQIPLGGARSRGLGIVRLDIEKMNWFDSENNPSKLLEYLQKQIQYDESIYENAHPYQEEWVNKLIEHLNQKIAQKV from the coding sequence ATGTTTGATACTTTTAAAAATCGTCTAGAAATCACAGGTACTCTCAATACGGTTACTGCTTTACGCATTAGCGAAGGACGTTCCACTGAACCGATTGGATCAGATTTACCCGTGATGAAAGATGCCTTAAAACGCCCTTTTATTCCAGGGAGTAGTTTTAAGGGCGCACTACGATCGCGCTTAGAAAGTTTTTTACGAGGTATTTTAGGCGATGATCGCGCCTTAGTGGCTAATCCTGCTGATGCGAATGAGTGGTCGATCACTGCTAGTGAAATGAGAGATTTGAAGGAAGAATATCAAAATAATGATCGCGCTTTGACCGATCAAATTCTAGAACAAACTGACCTCATTTCCCATTTATTTGGTTCTCCTTGGTTAGCCAGTAAATTTCAAGTGCGAGACTTAACGGTGATGCCAGATTATTGGTTTGGACAATATGAAGAAAGAGACGGCGTGTGCATCGATCGCGACACCGAAACTGCTTCTGATGGCAAATTATATGACTTTCAAGTGGTTCCCGCAGGCACTCCATTTTTCTTGAAAGCGATTGTTGAAAATGCGGAACAATGGGAACTAGGATTATTAATGTTAGGGTTACATCAATTTGAAACCGAACAAATCCCTTTAGGAGGTGCGCGATCGCGCGGTTTAGGAATTGTCAGATTAGATATTGAAAAAATGAACTGGTTTGACTCAGAAAATAATCCCAGTAAACTCTTAGAGTATCTTCAAAAGCAAATTCAATATGATGAAAGTATCTATGAAAATGCTCACCCATATCAAGAGGAGTGGGTGAACAAATTAATTGAACATCTCAACCAGAAAATAGCCCAAAAAGTCTAA
- the csx10 gene encoding CRISPR-associated RAMP protein Csx10: MKTIVLRITAKSPLAIGCRKIGMINEAEDYIPGSVIRGAIAQQILQQTGYQNEDLSQNGGDFQQLFLDNTCAIFQNAYPSPNHQISSVIPATAVSSKTNPGFHPRGNGVFDTLMDRFCAEFYQHPYDPNCPKDTGRVEPFSGFYTVENGNYQTHSVSKRLLMRTGINRRRGVAEEDILYSLEVLNETRGETQPSVYQGKILVGDETLTQAIADYINRNPQRFRLGSAASRGLGKVNIEATVTEEASSVSSRLQNFNQALQTRWQKWGTLLGNTSKQLQPAYFTLNLQSEVILTDQWRKTTLLTPAMLQEETGIKDDSLKLHTAYTSYDYRSGWNSAWGLMKDMELVTNRGGVYLFSTTQPDSWEQELENLENRGIGERTYEGFGQVQICSPFHGVFREEAK; encoded by the coding sequence ATGAAAACAATTGTATTAAGAATCACTGCAAAATCTCCCCTTGCTATTGGATGCAGGAAAATCGGAATGATTAATGAAGCGGAAGACTATATTCCAGGATCTGTAATTCGAGGCGCGATCGCGCAACAAATTTTACAACAAACGGGCTATCAAAACGAAGATTTAAGTCAAAACGGCGGAGACTTTCAACAGCTATTTCTAGACAACACTTGTGCCATTTTTCAGAATGCTTATCCTTCTCCAAATCATCAGATCAGTTCAGTGATTCCAGCAACTGCTGTTAGTTCTAAAACCAATCCTGGATTTCACCCTAGAGGAAATGGGGTTTTTGATACCCTCATGGATCGCTTTTGTGCGGAATTTTACCAACATCCCTATGACCCCAACTGTCCAAAAGATACAGGAAGAGTCGAACCGTTTTCTGGCTTTTACACCGTCGAAAATGGTAACTACCAAACCCACAGCGTTTCTAAACGACTCCTCATGCGAACGGGGATTAACCGTCGTCGCGGTGTCGCTGAAGAAGATATTCTCTACAGTTTGGAAGTGTTGAATGAAACCAGAGGCGAGACTCAGCCTTCTGTGTATCAGGGAAAGATTCTCGTTGGCGATGAAACCCTAACCCAAGCCATTGCAGACTATATCAATCGTAATCCGCAACGGTTTCGCTTGGGGAGTGCAGCCTCCCGAGGACTGGGAAAAGTTAATATCGAAGCAACAGTGACAGAAGAAGCATCTTCGGTTTCTTCTCGTCTGCAAAACTTTAATCAAGCCTTACAAACCCGTTGGCAAAAATGGGGAACTTTATTGGGTAACACTTCAAAACAATTACAACCCGCTTATTTTACTCTCAACCTACAATCAGAGGTAATTCTAACTGATCAATGGCGCAAAACAACCTTGCTAACACCAGCAATGTTGCAGGAAGAAACTGGAATTAAAGATGATAGCTTAAAACTCCATACTGCTTATACCAGTTATGATTATCGGTCAGGCTGGAATAGTGCGTGGGGATTGATGAAAGATATGGAATTAGTAACAAATCGAGGAGGAGTTTATTTATTTAGTACCACTCAACCAGACAGTTGGGAACAGGAATTAGAAAACTTAGAAAACAGAGGAATCGGGGAACGAACTTATGAAGGGTTTGGTCAAGTGCAAATTTGTAGTCCTTTTCATGGAGTGTTTCGGGAGGAAGCAAAATGA
- a CDS encoding tryptophan-rich sensory protein, producing the protein MRVNQDVVRQVSNMIAIVAAFGVNVLANVRPIGGLTLGEISNQLFADVLITPARYAFAIWGVIYLGLFSFAIYQALPSQQEKPVLQRISYWLVTASVAQMVWIFVFQSRWFVESFVVMLLILLSLMRVYSHVEVNRRRISRRERWFLEIPISIYFAWISVATVVNGAVALTAMDWNGWGIAPEVWTVIMMSIAGAIALVINLVHQDVAFTAVLIWALSAIAIRHREILPIFVTGIVLVIILGVSILWHLRQQKTQQPLP; encoded by the coding sequence ATGAGAGTCAATCAGGATGTAGTGCGCCAAGTGTCAAACATGATCGCGATTGTTGCTGCCTTTGGCGTGAATGTTTTAGCTAATGTCAGACCCATTGGTGGTTTAACCCTTGGTGAAATTTCTAATCAGTTGTTTGCAGACGTTTTAATCACTCCTGCTCGTTATGCGTTTGCCATTTGGGGAGTGATTTATTTAGGGCTTTTTAGTTTTGCTATTTATCAAGCCCTTCCCAGTCAGCAAGAAAAACCCGTTTTACAGCGCATTAGCTATTGGCTGGTCACCGCTAGTGTTGCCCAAATGGTTTGGATCTTCGTTTTTCAATCGCGCTGGTTTGTGGAATCTTTTGTGGTGATGTTGCTGATTTTATTATCTCTGATGCGGGTGTATTCTCATGTAGAAGTGAATCGAAGACGCATTTCACGGCGGGAACGCTGGTTTTTAGAGATTCCGATTAGTATTTATTTCGCTTGGATTAGTGTGGCGACGGTGGTTAATGGTGCGGTTGCCCTGACAGCAATGGATTGGAATGGTTGGGGGATTGCGCCAGAAGTCTGGACGGTGATTATGATGAGTATTGCTGGCGCGATCGCGCTGGTGATTAATCTTGTCCATCAGGATGTTGCTTTTACGGCTGTTTTGATTTGGGCGTTAAGCGCGATCGCGATCCGACATCGGGAGATTTTACCCATTTTTGTCACTGGAATCGTTTTAGTGATCATTTTGGGAGTCAGTATCCTTTGGCATCTCCGCCAGCAAAAGACACAGCAGCCTCTACCCTAG
- a CDS encoding RAMP superfamily CRISPR-associated protein, translating to MNRPKQPNSPKPYQLVSLPSQSPNRKQPVGHKKLRDDRFHGRISLRLNVKTSSFIASGVVAMGSDLSSQTRNLPLVKLAVESNNQLVIPGSSLKGTIRATYEAMTRSCLCNHRGKRNNNKIPKYYQECEYKKNEKNISQLCPACQVFGAMGWQGLLWFQDAILTEIPTQKVTTGSMPSLYSPSDKRSAYYKDGKYAGRKFYYHAKEVVEEKESRGIPVQNITQNSIFTTKIRFCNLKQEELGTLFTVLGYNKNYPFALKIGGGKPIGMGTLTTEIIEMDCPENVRDRCLSYTPTSEPLTGDALENFITEAIQKAHQTKLIQQQQLQELQQVLTYPTDREAPSGMY from the coding sequence ATGAACCGTCCAAAACAACCCAATTCTCCGAAACCTTACCAACTGGTTTCTCTCCCTTCCCAATCCCCGAATCGCAAGCAACCCGTAGGACATAAAAAGTTAAGAGATGACCGATTTCATGGTCGCATTTCTCTCCGTTTAAACGTCAAAACCAGTAGTTTTATTGCTTCTGGTGTGGTTGCAATGGGGAGTGATTTATCCTCGCAAACCCGTAATCTCCCTCTGGTTAAATTAGCCGTCGAATCGAATAATCAGTTAGTGATTCCAGGAAGTTCTCTCAAAGGAACAATTCGTGCGACTTACGAAGCCATGACACGCAGTTGTTTATGTAATCATAGAGGAAAAAGAAACAACAATAAAATTCCAAAATATTATCAAGAATGTGAGTATAAAAAGAATGAAAAAAACATTAGCCAACTCTGTCCAGCTTGCCAAGTTTTCGGCGCAATGGGATGGCAAGGATTACTCTGGTTTCAAGATGCAATTCTAACAGAAATTCCCACACAAAAGGTAACAACAGGCTCTATGCCATCATTATATTCTCCCTCTGATAAAAGATCAGCGTACTACAAAGATGGAAAATATGCAGGACGTAAGTTTTATTATCATGCGAAGGAAGTGGTAGAGGAAAAAGAATCAAGAGGGATTCCCGTTCAAAACATTACTCAAAATTCTATTTTTACCACTAAAATACGTTTCTGTAACCTCAAGCAAGAAGAGTTAGGAACTTTATTTACGGTTCTGGGATATAATAAAAACTATCCTTTTGCCCTCAAAATTGGCGGTGGTAAGCCGATAGGGATGGGGACTTTAACGACAGAAATTATCGAAATGGATTGTCCTGAAAATGTGCGCGATCGCTGCTTATCTTATACTCCCACTTCTGAACCCTTAACGGGAGATGCTCTAGAAAATTTTATCACGGAAGCGATTCAGAAAGCCCATCAAACAAAGCTGATTCAACAGCAACAACTGCAAGAATTACAACAAGTCCTTACCTATCCTACTGACAGAGAAGCGCCATCAGGAATGTATTAA
- a CDS encoding putative CRISPR-associated protein, translating into MYRCIISTVGTSLLTNQIDRNNPSEKLWYSKLRDMANLAWEQLSFEVQEIIKTLEKRAQEKLREKNFEKIRRASAELNGLFGLYENFLSYGKQDTHFLVATDTAQGRVAADLVKNFLINEGIVNVNTYIPTGLNTASTIQFSEGIDELIVWLQKEIAPNFQENYRIIFNLVGSFKALQGYLNTIGMFYAHEVVYIFEGEGSDVITIPRLPIQVDIEGLRPHTLQLVFMDVGGNGLSSQETQDIPEALIGECDNRKILSTWGRLVWNECKETLLSGELLSFPWLEYADSFRRDYKQIRQTQECFQLQEQLARVSYLLKESQGDTSVLFQNQSIQYDPYEGTKGIDHFRVSKGWRISCQRKNGGGITLYHYGTHDYVQKKELKD; encoded by the coding sequence ATGTATCGCTGTATTATTTCTACTGTTGGAACTAGCCTTCTAACCAACCAAATTGATCGCAATAATCCTTCTGAAAAACTGTGGTATTCAAAATTACGAGATATGGCTAACCTAGCTTGGGAACAACTCAGTTTTGAAGTTCAAGAAATTATCAAAACTCTAGAAAAAAGAGCTCAAGAAAAACTACGAGAGAAAAATTTTGAAAAAATTCGTCGCGCTAGTGCTGAATTAAATGGATTATTTGGTCTTTACGAAAATTTTCTGAGTTACGGAAAGCAGGATACTCATTTTTTAGTTGCAACTGATACAGCACAAGGAAGAGTCGCTGCTGATTTAGTTAAGAATTTTCTAATAAATGAAGGTATCGTTAATGTAAATACCTATATTCCAACAGGACTAAATACAGCAAGTACGATCCAGTTTTCAGAAGGGATTGATGAGTTGATTGTATGGTTGCAAAAAGAGATTGCGCCTAACTTTCAAGAAAACTATCGCATCATATTTAACTTAGTAGGTAGCTTTAAAGCCTTGCAAGGATATTTGAATACTATTGGTATGTTTTATGCTCATGAAGTAGTTTATATTTTTGAGGGGGAAGGATCGGACGTTATTACAATTCCCCGTTTACCAATTCAGGTAGATATTGAAGGATTAAGACCCCATACCCTTCAACTGGTTTTTATGGATGTAGGAGGAAATGGTTTATCCTCACAAGAAACCCAAGATATTCCCGAAGCCTTAATAGGAGAATGTGACAATCGGAAAATTTTATCTACTTGGGGACGCTTGGTGTGGAATGAATGCAAAGAAACACTGCTTAGCGGAGAATTGCTTTCATTTCCATGGCTAGAATATGCAGATTCTTTCCGAAGAGATTATAAACAAATTCGTCAAACTCAAGAATGCTTTCAACTTCAAGAACAGTTAGCAAGAGTATCTTACTTGTTGAAAGAATCTCAAGGAGATACCAGTGTTCTATTTCAAAATCAATCCATTCAATACGATCCTTATGAAGGAACTAAAGGAATTGACCATTTTCGAGTTAGTAAAGGCTGGCGCATTAGCTGTCAGAGAAAAAATGGTGGCGGGATTACCTTATATCACTATGGAACTCATGACTACGTTCAAAAGAAAGAACTAAAAGATTAA
- a CDS encoding RNA-guided endonuclease TnpB family protein, producing MLASYQFKLKPKLSQVAVMEQWINMLRAHYNFCLRDRIESYEQVRSPKLGNYSDLTTQGECCPLTCSVSKNSNLGYPYKANGKKRNAYEQQSSELSILKKARPWYAEIHSTILQQNLKRLEVAFKNFFEGRGYPKFKTKQKFKSFNYPPNQVQVKGNKIYLPKIGWMRFFQSRPFPEGFSLRSVTVRKKADGWYVSIGLENKDVPEGALSDAEPSSARVAPQSSPKTIDEINSVVGGDLGSNKLLALSNGEQIANPQFEKRLERTKTIRQRRASRKKRGSKNQKKAYQKLARLDQKIVNQRTDYQWKVAHQLVRLADVIVLEDLNIKGMIKRCQPKKDENGKYLKNGQSAKRALNRLIRDCAWGELKIKIQSVAEKFGCLVVEVNPKHTSQQCSACGKIDKQNRKGEKFACIECGHVQDADNQAAINIAKRGIKQLNLSLSKLLGVTQKVTANSEATGDTRNGGETSVSLETEPSNPKQLSLFEWIGDQVTGFPESPTKRVA from the coding sequence ATGCTTGCCTCATATCAGTTCAAATTGAAACCAAAACTCTCTCAAGTAGCTGTAATGGAGCAGTGGATCAATATGCTTCGCGCTCATTACAACTTTTGCTTGAGAGACAGAATTGAAAGTTACGAACAAGTTAGATCACCTAAACTAGGTAACTATTCAGATTTAACGACTCAAGGTGAGTGCTGTCCTTTAACTTGCTCGGTTTCTAAAAATTCTAACTTAGGATATCCCTACAAAGCTAATGGGAAGAAACGAAATGCTTACGAGCAACAATCTTCGGAGTTAAGTATTCTTAAAAAAGCTCGTCCTTGGTATGCTGAAATCCACTCCACAATTCTACAACAAAACTTAAAGAGACTAGAAGTAGCTTTTAAGAACTTTTTTGAAGGGAGAGGATATCCCAAGTTCAAGACCAAGCAAAAGTTTAAGAGTTTTAACTATCCTCCCAACCAAGTCCAAGTCAAGGGAAATAAAATCTACTTACCTAAAATCGGGTGGATGAGATTCTTTCAGTCTCGTCCTTTTCCTGAAGGATTTTCTCTAAGGAGTGTAACTGTAAGAAAAAAAGCAGATGGTTGGTATGTTTCCATTGGATTGGAAAACAAAGATGTACCTGAAGGTGCGCTTTCCGATGCGGAACCAAGTTCCGCTCGGGTCGCACCTCAATCTTCTCCAAAAACAATTGATGAGATAAATTCAGTAGTGGGAGGAGATTTAGGTTCAAATAAACTATTAGCCTTAAGTAATGGGGAGCAAATAGCGAATCCTCAATTTGAGAAACGATTAGAGCGAACTAAAACCATTAGACAAAGAAGAGCGAGTCGGAAAAAGAGAGGCTCTAAAAACCAGAAAAAAGCATATCAGAAGTTGGCTCGGTTAGACCAAAAAATTGTTAATCAAAGAACAGATTACCAATGGAAAGTTGCGCACCAATTAGTAAGATTAGCTGATGTCATTGTTTTAGAAGATTTGAACATTAAAGGGATGATTAAACGATGTCAACCTAAAAAAGATGAGAATGGGAAATATCTTAAAAACGGTCAATCTGCCAAGAGAGCATTAAATCGCTTAATCCGAGATTGTGCGTGGGGAGAACTTAAAATAAAAATACAGTCGGTAGCTGAAAAGTTTGGCTGTCTTGTGGTTGAAGTTAATCCTAAACATACATCTCAACAATGTTCAGCTTGCGGAAAAATTGACAAGCAAAATCGGAAAGGAGAAAAGTTTGCTTGTATTGAATGTGGTCATGTTCAGGACGCAGACAATCAGGCTGCGATTAATATCGCAAAGAGAGGAATCAAACAATTAAATCTTAGTCTGTCTAAGCTACTGGGGGTTACTCAGAAAGTTACGGCTAACTCTGAAGCAACAGGGGACACCAGAAATGGTGGGGAGACATCAGTTTCGTTAGAGACTGAGCCTAGCAACCCTAAACAACTTTCGTTGTTTGAGTGGATAGGAGATCAGGTAACTGGTTTCCCAGAATCCCCCACAAAGCGCGTAGCTTAG
- a CDS encoding RAMP superfamily CRISPR-associated protein has protein sequence MHKRYLNHCTIELTLKPETPLLIKSGKEGADPTKPDMEFIETNHQGKRTIYLPGSSLKGAIRAHSERIIRTIGEERKPENDYRLWANDPIHDNYEYLEKVKGNSKTIYKKSSFTEQIFGNTYVASRFRIEDAYPVEEIPIRIEERNGVAIDRVFGSVAFSPFNYQVCTEGEFKTKIHLKNFTLPQLGLIGLVLRDLNEGWFSLGFGKSRGLGEVSVKLKQGMITYPSCIVENNQMHFFGRDQTWSLNQLLGVSAFLSPKESQEYGFPEAKTEQVEIPIRGEAMDLNFGVKLTFSGEEAVKTLLMRAVTAWKRFVEPQRSKT, from the coding sequence ATGCACAAACGATACTTAAACCATTGCACCATTGAATTGACTCTTAAACCCGAAACTCCTCTCTTAATAAAGTCTGGGAAAGAGGGTGCTGATCCGACAAAACCCGATATGGAATTTATCGAAACCAATCATCAGGGAAAACGAACCATTTATCTTCCAGGAAGTAGCTTAAAAGGGGCAATTCGCGCTCATTCAGAACGGATTATACGAACAATAGGCGAGGAAAGAAAACCAGAGAATGATTATCGACTATGGGCAAATGATCCGATTCATGATAACTATGAATATTTAGAAAAAGTAAAAGGAAATAGCAAAACAATCTATAAAAAATCGTCATTTACTGAACAAATATTTGGCAATACTTATGTTGCCAGTCGGTTTAGAATTGAAGATGCTTATCCTGTTGAAGAAATCCCCATTCGCATCGAAGAACGCAATGGCGTTGCGATTGATCGCGTTTTTGGTTCTGTTGCATTTAGTCCCTTTAATTATCAAGTTTGCACCGAAGGCGAATTTAAAACCAAAATTCACTTAAAGAATTTTACCCTACCTCAATTAGGACTGATCGGGTTAGTTTTAAGAGACTTAAATGAAGGCTGGTTTAGTCTTGGTTTTGGAAAATCTCGCGGTTTAGGAGAAGTTAGCGTTAAACTCAAGCAAGGGATGATCACATATCCTAGTTGCATTGTAGAAAATAACCAAATGCACTTCTTTGGTCGCGATCAAACCTGGTCATTAAATCAGTTATTAGGAGTGAGCGCATTTTTATCTCCGAAAGAAAGTCAGGAATATGGGTTTCCTGAAGCTAAAACAGAACAAGTCGAGATTCCGATTCGAGGAGAAGCAATGGACTTAAACTTTGGTGTAAAACTAACCTTTTCGGGTGAAGAAGCTGTTAAAACTTTGTTGATGCGGGCTGTAACCGCTTGGAAGCGATTTGTAGAACCTCAAAGGAGTAAAACCTAA
- a CDS encoding RAMP superfamily CRISPR-associated protein produces the protein MISLQQLPAIPVDILSVTATLETALCVGSGGSSGSLADQPIVRTAAGKLYIPASQLKGRVRHECEKLARGLEWSICHPPDPNLMCPQNGGDSHCLICQLFGNPTVSSKIIFDDLVCETDLQLLETIRPGVTINRRRGVSEDQKLYFLETSPMNTELEFKGEITFLSDCSEAGKILVLSALKQIAALGGSKSTGLGWLRWKTGELAITDEAWEKLIFREN, from the coding sequence ATGATTAGCCTGCAACAATTACCTGCCATTCCTGTTGACATTCTATCGGTAACAGCGACTCTTGAAACTGCCCTTTGTGTGGGTAGTGGCGGATCATCTGGTTCCCTTGCGGATCAACCAATTGTTCGCACCGCAGCAGGGAAATTATATATTCCAGCCTCACAATTGAAAGGTAGAGTTCGCCATGAATGTGAGAAATTAGCGAGAGGGTTAGAGTGGTCGATTTGTCATCCTCCTGATCCCAATTTAATGTGTCCTCAAAATGGGGGAGACTCTCATTGTTTAATTTGTCAATTATTTGGCAATCCCACAGTTTCCTCAAAAATTATTTTTGATGATTTAGTGTGCGAGACAGACTTACAATTACTTGAAACTATTCGTCCTGGAGTCACAATTAATCGTCGCCGTGGGGTAAGTGAAGATCAGAAATTGTACTTTTTAGAAACTTCACCGATGAATACGGAACTGGAATTTAAGGGAGAGATTACTTTTCTCTCTGATTGTTCGGAAGCTGGAAAAATTTTAGTTCTGAGTGCCCTCAAACAGATTGCTGCTTTAGGAGGAAGTAAATCAACTGGACTGGGTTGGTTGCGTTGGAAAACAGGAGAACTGGCGATAACTGATGAGGCTTGGGAAAAGTTAATTTTTCGGGAGAATTAA
- the cas10 gene encoding type III-B CRISPR-associated protein Cas10/Cmr2, whose translation MTPEHKIKIALAWCLRWGDKIEPAVELAALKQMRRGMMQEKPDDIPASLQPTLDLVDALQGIPDENPPETLTEIREQYPQLWHNKTPIGLIYGGATKIKGYVFSSPNLTEIRGASAILDRINLVDFPAFFNQNEEGSEKDFYRARSWLGKTENYPQLLDVLIPELIIYSTGGNILAFCPAAYVDDLANAIEKRYTTETLTANSCAVGDTFRLLELRFGLLQTPPENTLWLNWYQQYYHDPIIESYYGKVDEKTDLKQNFYNRKSFNELVGKLTSLFNQRRSGNRHETRPSRCYPPMLETHPYLVRDSSDRASAMTQVTTLASEPYFSEPTARKYVTGQQAKRDNSNLEWYDKLGLDWQPGEVESWVKKFETFLERSDYFQSYYQDCNPDEITEARNLEEIANASNDFISFIYADGNNMGRYIQKIRTPEAYQQFSNDIFEATEQSVYYALAQHLSPHQLGTLKKPESKYRAEKWVHPFEIITIGGDDVLLIVPANKALEIAKTIGEKLEEILVKKGRYTIEPDPNSVSAHRYSPEAATPSQCELSMSIGVLTLGYKTPIYYAQNLANQLLKLAKKRAKDLKQHYHYYGGTVDILALKSVNMISSNIPDFRDNALQTQDQKRHLYATPYTLHELGGLIATIQAFQKAEFPRSQLYQIRSFLAQGKKISMLNYRYFAVRLSEQNNQQLLRDKFEQPWCQAKTNNGNLAPWMFDSQQGIYETIWNDLIDFYPFVQSVQPSSLSTSKL comes from the coding sequence ATGACTCCAGAACATAAGATTAAAATTGCTCTTGCTTGGTGTCTCAGATGGGGAGACAAAATTGAGCCAGCAGTTGAGTTAGCAGCCTTAAAACAGATGCGAAGGGGGATGATGCAAGAAAAGCCCGACGACATCCCAGCTTCCTTACAGCCGACATTAGACTTAGTGGATGCTTTGCAAGGGATTCCTGATGAGAATCCCCCTGAAACGTTAACGGAAATTAGAGAGCAATATCCTCAACTCTGGCATAACAAAACACCGATTGGTTTGATTTATGGTGGGGCAACTAAAATTAAAGGCTATGTTTTCTCCTCCCCGAATTTAACAGAAATTCGCGGTGCATCAGCCATTTTAGATCGGATTAATTTAGTTGATTTTCCCGCTTTCTTTAATCAGAATGAGGAAGGGTCAGAAAAAGACTTTTATCGTGCGCGATCGTGGCTGGGAAAAACAGAAAACTATCCGCAACTGCTTGATGTCTTGATTCCAGAATTAATCATTTATTCCACAGGCGGAAATATCCTTGCCTTTTGTCCTGCTGCGTATGTGGATGATTTAGCCAATGCTATTGAAAAGCGTTATACAACAGAAACCTTAACGGCAAATAGTTGCGCTGTTGGGGATACCTTTCGCTTGTTAGAACTCCGTTTTGGTTTATTACAAACCCCTCCCGAAAATACCCTTTGGCTCAATTGGTATCAGCAATATTATCACGATCCAATTATTGAGAGTTATTACGGAAAAGTTGACGAGAAAACTGATCTCAAACAAAATTTTTATAACCGCAAAAGTTTTAATGAGTTAGTGGGGAAACTAACCAGTTTGTTTAATCAACGACGGAGTGGAAATCGGCACGAAACTCGTCCTAGTCGTTGTTATCCGCCTATGTTAGAAACCCATCCTTATTTAGTTCGAGATAGCAGCGATCGCGCTTCCGCAATGACTCAAGTGACGACATTAGCCAGCGAGCCTTATTTTTCCGAACCAACCGCCCGAAAATATGTCACTGGACAACAGGCTAAACGTGATAATTCTAACCTAGAATGGTATGACAAATTAGGTTTAGATTGGCAACCTGGAGAAGTGGAAAGTTGGGTCAAAAAGTTTGAAACATTTTTAGAAAGGAGTGATTATTTTCAAAGTTATTATCAAGATTGTAATCCTGATGAGATTACTGAAGCCCGAAATTTAGAAGAAATTGCCAACGCGAGTAATGACTTTATTTCTTTTATTTACGCCGATGGCAATAATATGGGCAGATATATTCAAAAAATCCGCACCCCAGAAGCCTATCAACAATTCAGCAATGATATTTTTGAAGCCACGGAACAATCGGTTTATTACGCCCTAGCGCAACATTTAAGCCCGCATCAACTGGGAACACTGAAGAAACCAGAATCAAAATATCGGGCAGAAAAATGGGTGCATCCCTTTGAAATTATTACCATTGGTGGTGATGATGTTTTACTCATTGTTCCTGCTAATAAAGCATTAGAAATTGCGAAAACTATTGGGGAAAAGCTTGAAGAAATTCTAGTCAAAAAAGGTCGCTACACTATCGAACCTGATCCTAACTCTGTTTCAGCACACCGCTATTCCCCAGAGGCTGCAACCCCTTCTCAATGTGAATTAAGTATGTCCATTGGAGTGTTAACCCTTGGTTATAAAACGCCGATTTACTACGCGCAAAACCTAGCCAATCAGCTATTAAAATTAGCCAAAAAACGGGCTAAGGATTTGAAACAGCATTATCACTATTATGGCGGAACCGTTGATATTCTTGCCTTAAAATCGGTCAACATGATTTCCTCGAATATCCCAGACTTTCGAGACAATGCGCTGCAAACTCAAGATCAAAAACGACACTTGTACGCAACGCCTTATACCCTGCATGAATTAGGCGGACTCATTGCCACCATTCAAGCCTTTCAAAAAGCAGAGTTCCCCCGTTCTCAACTCTATCAAATTCGTTCTTTTTTAGCCCAAGGAAAAAAGATTTCAATGCTGAATTACCGCTATTTTGCTGTGCGCTTATCAGAACAAAACAATCAACAGCTTCTGAGAGACAAGTTTGAACAGCCTTGGTGTCAAGCCAAAACTAATAATGGCAATTTAGCCCCTTGGATGTTTGATAGTCAGCAAGGAATTTATGAAACTATTTGGAATGATTTGATTGATTTTTATCCCTTTGTTCAATCAGTGCAACCGTCTTCTTTATCTACATCAAAGTTATGA